One genomic region from Gammaproteobacteria bacterium encodes:
- a CDS encoding peroxiredoxin encodes MSTVSLDKAIPEFTVAATSGKTITLSQLKGKNVVLYFYPKDSTPGCTLEGQDFRDNYSKFTKLNTEIFGISRDDLKSHENFKCKQEFPFELISDEDEALCKLFDVIKMKNMYGKESLGIERSTFLIDTKGVLRREWRKVKVEAHVEEVLSAVKELP; translated from the coding sequence ATGAGCACAGTAAGTCTAGATAAAGCCATCCCAGAGTTCACCGTCGCCGCCACCAGCGGCAAGACCATCACGCTGTCGCAACTCAAAGGCAAAAATGTCGTGCTGTATTTCTACCCAAAAGACAGCACCCCCGGTTGCACCCTCGAAGGCCAGGACTTCCGGGACAATTACAGCAAGTTCACCAAGCTCAATACCGAAATTTTTGGTATCTCGCGTGACGACCTCAAATCACATGAGAACTTCAAATGCAAACAGGAATTCCCTTTCGAACTCATCTCTGACGAAGACGAAGCACTCTGCAAATTGTTCGATGTGATAAAAATGAAAAACATGTACGGTAAAGAATCGCTCGGCATCGAACGTTCAACCTTCCTGATCGACACCAAAGGCGTACTCCGCCGCGAGTGGCGCAAGGTCAAAGTCGAAGCTCATGTCGAAGAAGTATTGTCGGCAGTGAAAGAACTTCCCT